The Daucus carota subsp. sativus chromosome 9, DH1 v3.0, whole genome shotgun sequence genome window below encodes:
- the LOC108202850 gene encoding ribonuclease 1, with the protein MKLLKLLVLQCFMVLSVVSKDFDFYYFVQQWPASYCDTTKACCYPITGKPQEDFGIHGLWPNNKDGSYPTECDSNNTFDYSQVVDLTSSLLENWPTLACPSAFGLTFWGHEWDKHGTCCESYLDQHSYFAHALLLKEKANTLQSLVAAGITPTDGKYYTLNEIKGAIKEATGFTPWIDCNKDVFKQYQLYQIYMCVDKSALHFIECPVFPYGKCGSEIAFPSFSGSSLAAS; encoded by the exons CTTGAGTGTCGTCTCGAAAGACTTTGACTTCTACTATTTCGTCCAACAG TGGCCGGCATCTTATTGCGATACAACGAAAGCCTGCTGTTATCCGATCACAGGGAAGCCACAGGAGGATTTTGGTATTCACGGCCTTTGGCCTAATAACAAAGATGGCTCGTACCCTACTGAATGTGATTCAAACAACACTTTCGATTATTCTCAG GTGGTAGATCTGACGAGCAGCTTGCTGGAGAACTGGCCAACGCTAGCTTGCCCCAGTGCTTTCGGATTGACGTTCTGGGGACACGAATGGGATAAGCACGGGACTTGTTGCGAATCCTACCTAGATCAGCACTCGTATTTTGCTCATGCTCTGCTACTCAAGGAGAAAGCCAATACCCTCCAATCCCTCGTAGCTGCAG GTATTACACCGACGGACGGGAAGTATTACACATTAAACGAGATCAAAGGAGCGATCAAAGAAGCAACGGGGTTTACACCATGGATCGACTGCAACAAAGATGTATTTAAGCAATATCAGCTCTATCAAATTTACATGTGTGTTGATAAATCCGCGCTTCACTTCATTGAGTGCCCTGTTTTTCCTTATGGAAAATGTGGTAGTGAAATTGCCTTCCCTTCTTTCTCAGGATCCTCACTTGCAGCAAGTTAA